The genomic interval GAAGTCCTCCGCCGCGGCCGCCTCCGCCGTGCGGGCGTCGCGGAGGGCGTCGGAGGCGCGTCGGGTGCAGCCGCACGACGGAGTGTTGTCGGTGTTCCTGGGCGCACCGCATTCCGGGCACGGGTGCCCGTCCGGCTGGTCCACGTGTCGTCCCTCCCCTCGCGAACTCCAGAGATTATGCAGATCATCTTCACACTCGCGTCCGCGCGCCCCCGGAATCAGAACTTCCGGTAGGACTCAACAGGCCATATGCGGTCACTCCGATCACGATGGAGGGTGGAACGAGAACCTCTGGAGGTCTGCATGGCCGGGGACGCGCACCGTTCGGCGTCGGACACGGGATCCGCACGACCCGCACGGCCCGCACCGCCGGACGGTTCGACGGGGACGGGCGGCGCCGGCGAGGACCAGGTGTCCGGCAGCGTCCTGCTGTCGATCGGCGCGCTGCTGCTCGGCCTGCTGCTGGCCGCCCTCGACCAGACGATCGTCTCCACCGCCCTGCCGACCATCGTCAGTGAGCTGGGCGGCCTGGAGCACCTGTCCTGGGTGGTCACCGCCTACCTGCTGGCGTCCACGGCCGCGACCCCGCTGTGGGGCAAGCTCGGCGACCAGTACGGCCGCAAGCGTCTCTTCCAGACCGCCATCGTCATCTTCCTGGTCGGGTCCGTGCTGTGCGGGGTGGCGCAGGACATGCCCCAGCTGATCGGGTTCCGCGCGCTGCAGGGCCTCGGCGGCGGCGGACTGATCGTGCTGTCGATGGCGATCGTCGGCGACCTGGTGCCGCCCCGCGAACGCGGCCGCTACCAGGGCCTGTTCGGGGCGGTGTTCGGCGCGACGAGCGTGCTCGGGCCGCTGCTCGGCGGGCTGTTCACCCAGCATCTGAGCTGGCGCTGGGTGTTCTACATCAACGTGCCCGTCGGGATCGTCGCGCTCGCCGTCATCGCCGCCGTGCTGCACATCCCCCGCCGGTCGGCCAAGCACGTGATCGACTACCTGGGCACCTTCCTCATCGCCTCCGTCGCCACCTGTCTGGTGCTGGTCGCCTCCCTCGGCGGAACCACCTGGGCCTGGGCGTCGCCGCAGATCATCGGACTCGCGGTGCTGGGCGCCGTGCTGATCGTCGCCTTCGTGGCGGCGGAGCGCCGGGCCGCCGAACCGGTGCTGCCGCTCAAGCTGTTCCGCGTGCGGACCTTCACCCTGTCCGCCGTGATCAGCTTCATCGTCGGCTTCGCGATGTTCGGCGCGCTGACCTATCTGCCGACCTTCCTCCAGGTGGTCCACGGCATCAGCCCGACCCTGTCCGGGGTGCACATGCTGCCGATGGTGGCGGGCATGCTGCTGTCCTCCACCGGCTCCGGGCAGATCGTCAGCCGCACCGGCCGCTGGAAGGTGTTCCCGATCGCGGGCACCGCCGTCACCGCCGTCGGACTGCTGCTGCTCCACCAG from Streptomyces sp. DH-12 carries:
- a CDS encoding MFS transporter — protein: MAGDAHRSASDTGSARPARPAPPDGSTGTGGAGEDQVSGSVLLSIGALLLGLLLAALDQTIVSTALPTIVSELGGLEHLSWVVTAYLLASTAATPLWGKLGDQYGRKRLFQTAIVIFLVGSVLCGVAQDMPQLIGFRALQGLGGGGLIVLSMAIVGDLVPPRERGRYQGLFGAVFGATSVLGPLLGGLFTQHLSWRWVFYINVPVGIVALAVIAAVLHIPRRSAKHVIDYLGTFLIASVATCLVLVASLGGTTWAWASPQIIGLAVLGAVLIVAFVAAERRAAEPVLPLKLFRVRTFTLSAVISFIVGFAMFGALTYLPTFLQVVHGISPTLSGVHMLPMVAGMLLSSTGSGQIVSRTGRWKVFPIAGTAVTAVGLLLLHQLDTQSSTAVMSAFFFVFGLGLGLVMQVLVLIVQNAVPYEDLGVATSGATFFRSIGASFGVAVFGAIFTGRLDDQLTAAFRGADLPPGVSPGTLEADPRGIGALPPALRPAALDAYSTAITDVFLYAVPIALLGFALAWFLKEDPLRASVTAPDASETLAPNPVERSSHDEVCRALSVLATREGRREIYRRITDRAGYDLLPASSWLLLRMRRHGSVEPARLAERNPVPLDVVLEASRQVESRHLAVRRGVDMVLTDEGREVSERLARAREESLAELLGDWWGADRPTDLVQLVHELNDELCGSREERPRGARAVTPAR